The following proteins are encoded in a genomic region of Mycteria americana isolate JAX WOST 10 ecotype Jacksonville Zoo and Gardens chromosome 14, USCA_MyAme_1.0, whole genome shotgun sequence:
- the TPX2 gene encoding targeting protein for Xklp2 isoform X1 — protein MSHPESRYSFDVPNPCINFATLSDDDVHDADSWFDQKANLENVPPAENLAEVSQNSPAFSKPDINLSSVTSQGITMSESHGEEDGEAECLQASVVPQNIVGSLTSWRAAAPAEASQRAGRRQATKQRKTQQHKQPARIKVERNANALVNKEDVPPLKKMRILRVPGKTRRSIPGPVVSSSSREKLAEVSMKREPLQNPDLSPGRGKSKLAIPSTPTMLKRTNLSGKLKSTEEQELEKMQQLQREVMELRKKNEESLKAAIAGAGQPVKRTVGQVTKPIDFHFCTEDRIKQHGESQPGNEYKELDFAAVLRKHPPSPGRMPKGCTVPKPFNLSQGSKRKLEETTSEYVSLAEQVEAFQKRTPSRYHLRSRKSNEGPVPGKLVKARPTNAKTPVLLTKQRFRPVTCKTTAELEAEEIEKIQQYKFKARGLNHKIFEGGPLLPKKPPVKELTQPIGFELEIEKRIQERESKKRQEEEHFEFHSRPCPTKILEDVVGVPEKKALPVTVPKSPVFTLKSRTRMSGRDEEKEKEVVPVIKANPMPHYGVPFKPKMPEQRHVEVCPFSFDARDRERQIQKEKKIEELQKEEVPKFKALPLPYFDHVNLPEKKVKNPTQPEPFNLQIDERGAAKLQSWKQQLEEDLKRQKEAACFKARPNTVVYQEPFVPKKENKLLSESLSGSIVPESFELATEKRAKERQEFEKRLADIEAIRERHQEQVRQRQEEREKEEVAKLRQELVHKANPIRKYRSVEVKPSDQPLTMPKSPNFSDRFRC, from the exons ATGTCTCACCCAGAATCTCGCTATTCCTTTGATGTCCCAAACCCTTGCATCAACTTTGCGACTCTGAGCGATGATGATGTACATGATGCAGACTCCTGGTTTG ACCAAAAAGCCAATCTGGAGAATGTCCCTCCTGCAGAAAACCTGGCAGAGGTCTCGCAGAACAGCCCTGCTTTTTCAAAGCCTGATATTAATCTGTCTTCTGTCACATCACAAGGAATAACAATGA GTGAAAGCCATGGTGAAGAGGATGGTGAAGCAGAATGTCTGCAGGCCAGTGTGGTTCCTCAGAATATTGTTGGATCCCTGACaagctggagagctgctgctcctgcagaggcCTCTCAAAG AGCGGGTAGAAGGCAGgctacaaagcagagaaaaacacagcagcacaaacagcCAGCTAGAATCAAAGTGGAGAGAAATGCTAATGCCTTGGTTAATAAGGAAGATGTTCCACccctgaaaaaaatgagaat CCTTAGAGTACCAGGGAAAACTAGACGATCTATACCTGGGCCCGTGGTGAG TTCtagcagcagagagaagctggCAGAAGTGTCCATGAAGAGAGAGCCCCTGCAGAATCCTGACCTCTCCCcagggagagggaaaagcaagCTGGCCATCCCCTCCACGCCAACAATGTTAAA GAGGACCAATCTTTCTGGCAAGCTGAAGAGTacagaggagcaggagctggaaaaGATGCAGCAGTTGCAGCGGGAGGTTATGGAGCTGCGGAAGAAGAACGAGGAGTCTCTGAAAGCAGCTATTGCTGGAGCAG GACAACCTGTAAAGAGAACTGTTGGTCAAGTAACAAAGCCAATTGACTTCCACTTCTGCACTGAGGATAGAATTAAACAGCATGGTGAAAGCCAGCCTGGGAACGAGTACAAGGAACTGGATTTTGCAGCGGTACTGAGAAAGCATCCTCCTTCTCCG GGGCGAATGCCAAAGGGATGCACTGTCCCCAAACCTTTCAATCTGTCccagggaagcaaaagaaaactcgAAGAAACCACATCGGAATATGTGTCCCTTGCTGAGCAGGTAGAAGCATTCCAAAAACGCACACCCTCTCGTTACCATTTGAGGAGCAGGAAATCTAACGAAG GCCCGGTTCCAGGAAAGCTGGTGAAGGCTCGGCCTACAAACGCTAAAACGCCAGTGCTTCTAACAAAGCAACGCTTCAGACCTGTCACCTGCAAAACTACAGCAGAGTTAGAAGCAGAGGAAATAGAGAAAATTCAACA GTACAAATTCAAAGCACGAGGACTCAATCACAAAATCTTTGAGGGTGGACCACTCCTGCCCAAGAAACCCCCTGTGAAGGAACTCACGCAACCAATTGGCTTTGAGttggaaatagaaaaaaggaTTCAGGAGCGTGAGAGTAAGAAGCGGCAGGAGGAAGAGCACTTTGAATTCCATTCTAGGCCATGTCCCACGAAAATCCTGGAGGACGTTGTG GGCGTTCCAGAGAAGAAAGCGCTTCCTGTTACAGTCCCCAAGTCTCCAGTCTTCACCTTGAAAAGCAGAACCCGAATGTCTGGCAGAGATGAAGAAAAG GAAAAAGAGGTGGTCCCTGTGATCAAAGCTAACCCTATGCCACATTATGGAGTGCCCTTCAAACCTAAAATGCCAGAGCAGAGGCATGTGGAAGTTTGCCCCTTCTCCTTTGATGCCCGTGACAGAGAGCGGcaaatacaaaaagagaaaaaaatagaagaattgCAGAAGGAAGAG GTGCCGAAGTTCAAAGCGCTACCTCTGCCTTACTTTGACCATGTTAACCTGCCAGAAAAGAAGGTCAAAAACCCAACTCAGCCTGAACCGTTCAATCTGCAGATTGATGAACGGGGAGCTGCCAAGCTACAGAGCTGGAAACAGCAG CTTGAAGAAGACTTGAAAAGGCAGAAGGAGGCAGCATGTTTTAAAGCGCGTCCCAACACAGTGGTGTACCAGGAGCCTTTTGTgcctaaaaaggaaaataagctgTTATCAG AGAGCCTTTCTGGTTCCATAGTTCCTGAAAGCTTTGAGCTGGCAACAGAAAAAAGAGCTAAAGAGCGGCAAGAATTTGAAAAACGACTGGCAGATATAGAAGCCATAAGGGAGAGGCATCAAGAGCAGGTCAGACAGCGACAAGAGGAGCGTGAGAAGGAAGAAGTTGCTAAGCTAAGGCAAGAACTG gttcaCAAGGCAAACCCAATACGCAAATACCGCAGCGTAGAAGTGAAGCCCAGTGATCAGCCACTGACTATGCCGAAGTCTCCCAACTTCTCGGATAGATTTCGGTGCTGA
- the TPX2 gene encoding targeting protein for Xklp2 isoform X2 → MSHPESRYSFDVPNPCINFATLSDDDVHDADSWFDQKANLENVPPAENLAEVSQNSPAFSKPDINLSSVTSQGITMSESHGEEDGEAECLQASVVPQNIVGSLTSWRAAAPAEASQRAGRRQATKQRKTQQHKQPARIKVERNANALVNKEDVPPLKKMRILRVPGKTRRSIPGPVVSSSSREKLAEVSMKREPLQNPDLSPGRGKSKLAIPSTPTMLKRTNLSGKLKSTEEQELEKMQQLQREVMELRKKNEESLKAAIAGAGQPVKRTVGQVTKPIDFHFCTEDRIKQHGESQPGNEYKELDFAAVLRKHPPSPGRMPKGCTVPKPFNLSQGSKRKLEETTSEYVSLAEQVEAFQKRTPSRYHLRSRKSNEGPVPGKLVKARPTNAKTPVLLTKQRFRPVTCKTTAELEAEEIEKIQQYKFKARGLNHKIFEGGPLLPKKPPVKELTQPIGFELEIEKRIQERESKKRQEEEHFEFHSRPCPTKILEDVVGVPEKKALPVTVPKSPVFTLKSRTRMSGRDEEKEKEVVPVIKANPMPHYGVPFKPKMPEQRHVEVCPFSFDARDRERQIQKEKKIEELQKEEVPKFKALPLPYFDHVNLPEKKVKNPTQPEPFNLQIDERGAAKLQSWKQQLEEDLKRQKEAACFKARPNTVVYQEPFVPKKENKLLSVPESFELATEKRAKERQEFEKRLADIEAIRERHQEQVRQRQEEREKEEVAKLRQELVHKANPIRKYRSVEVKPSDQPLTMPKSPNFSDRFRC, encoded by the exons ATGTCTCACCCAGAATCTCGCTATTCCTTTGATGTCCCAAACCCTTGCATCAACTTTGCGACTCTGAGCGATGATGATGTACATGATGCAGACTCCTGGTTTG ACCAAAAAGCCAATCTGGAGAATGTCCCTCCTGCAGAAAACCTGGCAGAGGTCTCGCAGAACAGCCCTGCTTTTTCAAAGCCTGATATTAATCTGTCTTCTGTCACATCACAAGGAATAACAATGA GTGAAAGCCATGGTGAAGAGGATGGTGAAGCAGAATGTCTGCAGGCCAGTGTGGTTCCTCAGAATATTGTTGGATCCCTGACaagctggagagctgctgctcctgcagaggcCTCTCAAAG AGCGGGTAGAAGGCAGgctacaaagcagagaaaaacacagcagcacaaacagcCAGCTAGAATCAAAGTGGAGAGAAATGCTAATGCCTTGGTTAATAAGGAAGATGTTCCACccctgaaaaaaatgagaat CCTTAGAGTACCAGGGAAAACTAGACGATCTATACCTGGGCCCGTGGTGAG TTCtagcagcagagagaagctggCAGAAGTGTCCATGAAGAGAGAGCCCCTGCAGAATCCTGACCTCTCCCcagggagagggaaaagcaagCTGGCCATCCCCTCCACGCCAACAATGTTAAA GAGGACCAATCTTTCTGGCAAGCTGAAGAGTacagaggagcaggagctggaaaaGATGCAGCAGTTGCAGCGGGAGGTTATGGAGCTGCGGAAGAAGAACGAGGAGTCTCTGAAAGCAGCTATTGCTGGAGCAG GACAACCTGTAAAGAGAACTGTTGGTCAAGTAACAAAGCCAATTGACTTCCACTTCTGCACTGAGGATAGAATTAAACAGCATGGTGAAAGCCAGCCTGGGAACGAGTACAAGGAACTGGATTTTGCAGCGGTACTGAGAAAGCATCCTCCTTCTCCG GGGCGAATGCCAAAGGGATGCACTGTCCCCAAACCTTTCAATCTGTCccagggaagcaaaagaaaactcgAAGAAACCACATCGGAATATGTGTCCCTTGCTGAGCAGGTAGAAGCATTCCAAAAACGCACACCCTCTCGTTACCATTTGAGGAGCAGGAAATCTAACGAAG GCCCGGTTCCAGGAAAGCTGGTGAAGGCTCGGCCTACAAACGCTAAAACGCCAGTGCTTCTAACAAAGCAACGCTTCAGACCTGTCACCTGCAAAACTACAGCAGAGTTAGAAGCAGAGGAAATAGAGAAAATTCAACA GTACAAATTCAAAGCACGAGGACTCAATCACAAAATCTTTGAGGGTGGACCACTCCTGCCCAAGAAACCCCCTGTGAAGGAACTCACGCAACCAATTGGCTTTGAGttggaaatagaaaaaaggaTTCAGGAGCGTGAGAGTAAGAAGCGGCAGGAGGAAGAGCACTTTGAATTCCATTCTAGGCCATGTCCCACGAAAATCCTGGAGGACGTTGTG GGCGTTCCAGAGAAGAAAGCGCTTCCTGTTACAGTCCCCAAGTCTCCAGTCTTCACCTTGAAAAGCAGAACCCGAATGTCTGGCAGAGATGAAGAAAAG GAAAAAGAGGTGGTCCCTGTGATCAAAGCTAACCCTATGCCACATTATGGAGTGCCCTTCAAACCTAAAATGCCAGAGCAGAGGCATGTGGAAGTTTGCCCCTTCTCCTTTGATGCCCGTGACAGAGAGCGGcaaatacaaaaagagaaaaaaatagaagaattgCAGAAGGAAGAG GTGCCGAAGTTCAAAGCGCTACCTCTGCCTTACTTTGACCATGTTAACCTGCCAGAAAAGAAGGTCAAAAACCCAACTCAGCCTGAACCGTTCAATCTGCAGATTGATGAACGGGGAGCTGCCAAGCTACAGAGCTGGAAACAGCAG CTTGAAGAAGACTTGAAAAGGCAGAAGGAGGCAGCATGTTTTAAAGCGCGTCCCAACACAGTGGTGTACCAGGAGCCTTTTGTgcctaaaaaggaaaataagctgTTATCAG TTCCTGAAAGCTTTGAGCTGGCAACAGAAAAAAGAGCTAAAGAGCGGCAAGAATTTGAAAAACGACTGGCAGATATAGAAGCCATAAGGGAGAGGCATCAAGAGCAGGTCAGACAGCGACAAGAGGAGCGTGAGAAGGAAGAAGTTGCTAAGCTAAGGCAAGAACTG gttcaCAAGGCAAACCCAATACGCAAATACCGCAGCGTAGAAGTGAAGCCCAGTGATCAGCCACTGACTATGCCGAAGTCTCCCAACTTCTCGGATAGATTTCGGTGCTGA
- the TPX2 gene encoding targeting protein for Xklp2 isoform X3: MSHPESRYSFDVPNPCINFATLSDDDVHDADSWFDQKANLENVPPAENLAEVSQNSPAFSKPDINLSSVTSQGITMSESHGEEDGEAECLQASVVPQNIVGSLTSWRAAAPAEASQRAGRRQATKQRKTQQHKQPARIKVERNANALVNKEDVPPLKKMRISSSREKLAEVSMKREPLQNPDLSPGRGKSKLAIPSTPTMLKRTNLSGKLKSTEEQELEKMQQLQREVMELRKKNEESLKAAIAGAGQPVKRTVGQVTKPIDFHFCTEDRIKQHGESQPGNEYKELDFAAVLRKHPPSPGRMPKGCTVPKPFNLSQGSKRKLEETTSEYVSLAEQVEAFQKRTPSRYHLRSRKSNEGPVPGKLVKARPTNAKTPVLLTKQRFRPVTCKTTAELEAEEIEKIQQYKFKARGLNHKIFEGGPLLPKKPPVKELTQPIGFELEIEKRIQERESKKRQEEEHFEFHSRPCPTKILEDVVGVPEKKALPVTVPKSPVFTLKSRTRMSGRDEEKEKEVVPVIKANPMPHYGVPFKPKMPEQRHVEVCPFSFDARDRERQIQKEKKIEELQKEEVPKFKALPLPYFDHVNLPEKKVKNPTQPEPFNLQIDERGAAKLQSWKQQLEEDLKRQKEAACFKARPNTVVYQEPFVPKKENKLLSESLSGSIVPESFELATEKRAKERQEFEKRLADIEAIRERHQEQVRQRQEEREKEEVAKLRQELVHKANPIRKYRSVEVKPSDQPLTMPKSPNFSDRFRC, encoded by the exons ATGTCTCACCCAGAATCTCGCTATTCCTTTGATGTCCCAAACCCTTGCATCAACTTTGCGACTCTGAGCGATGATGATGTACATGATGCAGACTCCTGGTTTG ACCAAAAAGCCAATCTGGAGAATGTCCCTCCTGCAGAAAACCTGGCAGAGGTCTCGCAGAACAGCCCTGCTTTTTCAAAGCCTGATATTAATCTGTCTTCTGTCACATCACAAGGAATAACAATGA GTGAAAGCCATGGTGAAGAGGATGGTGAAGCAGAATGTCTGCAGGCCAGTGTGGTTCCTCAGAATATTGTTGGATCCCTGACaagctggagagctgctgctcctgcagaggcCTCTCAAAG AGCGGGTAGAAGGCAGgctacaaagcagagaaaaacacagcagcacaaacagcCAGCTAGAATCAAAGTGGAGAGAAATGCTAATGCCTTGGTTAATAAGGAAGATGTTCCACccctgaaaaaaatgagaat TTCtagcagcagagagaagctggCAGAAGTGTCCATGAAGAGAGAGCCCCTGCAGAATCCTGACCTCTCCCcagggagagggaaaagcaagCTGGCCATCCCCTCCACGCCAACAATGTTAAA GAGGACCAATCTTTCTGGCAAGCTGAAGAGTacagaggagcaggagctggaaaaGATGCAGCAGTTGCAGCGGGAGGTTATGGAGCTGCGGAAGAAGAACGAGGAGTCTCTGAAAGCAGCTATTGCTGGAGCAG GACAACCTGTAAAGAGAACTGTTGGTCAAGTAACAAAGCCAATTGACTTCCACTTCTGCACTGAGGATAGAATTAAACAGCATGGTGAAAGCCAGCCTGGGAACGAGTACAAGGAACTGGATTTTGCAGCGGTACTGAGAAAGCATCCTCCTTCTCCG GGGCGAATGCCAAAGGGATGCACTGTCCCCAAACCTTTCAATCTGTCccagggaagcaaaagaaaactcgAAGAAACCACATCGGAATATGTGTCCCTTGCTGAGCAGGTAGAAGCATTCCAAAAACGCACACCCTCTCGTTACCATTTGAGGAGCAGGAAATCTAACGAAG GCCCGGTTCCAGGAAAGCTGGTGAAGGCTCGGCCTACAAACGCTAAAACGCCAGTGCTTCTAACAAAGCAACGCTTCAGACCTGTCACCTGCAAAACTACAGCAGAGTTAGAAGCAGAGGAAATAGAGAAAATTCAACA GTACAAATTCAAAGCACGAGGACTCAATCACAAAATCTTTGAGGGTGGACCACTCCTGCCCAAGAAACCCCCTGTGAAGGAACTCACGCAACCAATTGGCTTTGAGttggaaatagaaaaaaggaTTCAGGAGCGTGAGAGTAAGAAGCGGCAGGAGGAAGAGCACTTTGAATTCCATTCTAGGCCATGTCCCACGAAAATCCTGGAGGACGTTGTG GGCGTTCCAGAGAAGAAAGCGCTTCCTGTTACAGTCCCCAAGTCTCCAGTCTTCACCTTGAAAAGCAGAACCCGAATGTCTGGCAGAGATGAAGAAAAG GAAAAAGAGGTGGTCCCTGTGATCAAAGCTAACCCTATGCCACATTATGGAGTGCCCTTCAAACCTAAAATGCCAGAGCAGAGGCATGTGGAAGTTTGCCCCTTCTCCTTTGATGCCCGTGACAGAGAGCGGcaaatacaaaaagagaaaaaaatagaagaattgCAGAAGGAAGAG GTGCCGAAGTTCAAAGCGCTACCTCTGCCTTACTTTGACCATGTTAACCTGCCAGAAAAGAAGGTCAAAAACCCAACTCAGCCTGAACCGTTCAATCTGCAGATTGATGAACGGGGAGCTGCCAAGCTACAGAGCTGGAAACAGCAG CTTGAAGAAGACTTGAAAAGGCAGAAGGAGGCAGCATGTTTTAAAGCGCGTCCCAACACAGTGGTGTACCAGGAGCCTTTTGTgcctaaaaaggaaaataagctgTTATCAG AGAGCCTTTCTGGTTCCATAGTTCCTGAAAGCTTTGAGCTGGCAACAGAAAAAAGAGCTAAAGAGCGGCAAGAATTTGAAAAACGACTGGCAGATATAGAAGCCATAAGGGAGAGGCATCAAGAGCAGGTCAGACAGCGACAAGAGGAGCGTGAGAAGGAAGAAGTTGCTAAGCTAAGGCAAGAACTG gttcaCAAGGCAAACCCAATACGCAAATACCGCAGCGTAGAAGTGAAGCCCAGTGATCAGCCACTGACTATGCCGAAGTCTCCCAACTTCTCGGATAGATTTCGGTGCTGA
- the TPX2 gene encoding targeting protein for Xklp2 isoform X4, which yields MSHPESRYSFDVPNPCINFATLSDDDVHDADSWFDQKANLENVPPAENLAEVSQNSPAFSKPDINLSSVTSQGITMSESHGEEDGEAECLQASVVPQNIVGSLTSWRAAAPAEASQRAGRRQATKQRKTQQHKQPARIKVERNANALVNKEDVPPLKKMRISSSREKLAEVSMKREPLQNPDLSPGRGKSKLAIPSTPTMLKRTNLSGKLKSTEEQELEKMQQLQREVMELRKKNEESLKAAIAGAGQPVKRTVGQVTKPIDFHFCTEDRIKQHGESQPGNEYKELDFAAVLRKHPPSPGRMPKGCTVPKPFNLSQGSKRKLEETTSEYVSLAEQVEAFQKRTPSRYHLRSRKSNEGPVPGKLVKARPTNAKTPVLLTKQRFRPVTCKTTAELEAEEIEKIQQYKFKARGLNHKIFEGGPLLPKKPPVKELTQPIGFELEIEKRIQERESKKRQEEEHFEFHSRPCPTKILEDVVGVPEKKALPVTVPKSPVFTLKSRTRMSGRDEEKEKEVVPVIKANPMPHYGVPFKPKMPEQRHVEVCPFSFDARDRERQIQKEKKIEELQKEEVPKFKALPLPYFDHVNLPEKKVKNPTQPEPFNLQIDERGAAKLQSWKQQLEEDLKRQKEAACFKARPNTVVYQEPFVPKKENKLLSVPESFELATEKRAKERQEFEKRLADIEAIRERHQEQVRQRQEEREKEEVAKLRQELVHKANPIRKYRSVEVKPSDQPLTMPKSPNFSDRFRC from the exons ATGTCTCACCCAGAATCTCGCTATTCCTTTGATGTCCCAAACCCTTGCATCAACTTTGCGACTCTGAGCGATGATGATGTACATGATGCAGACTCCTGGTTTG ACCAAAAAGCCAATCTGGAGAATGTCCCTCCTGCAGAAAACCTGGCAGAGGTCTCGCAGAACAGCCCTGCTTTTTCAAAGCCTGATATTAATCTGTCTTCTGTCACATCACAAGGAATAACAATGA GTGAAAGCCATGGTGAAGAGGATGGTGAAGCAGAATGTCTGCAGGCCAGTGTGGTTCCTCAGAATATTGTTGGATCCCTGACaagctggagagctgctgctcctgcagaggcCTCTCAAAG AGCGGGTAGAAGGCAGgctacaaagcagagaaaaacacagcagcacaaacagcCAGCTAGAATCAAAGTGGAGAGAAATGCTAATGCCTTGGTTAATAAGGAAGATGTTCCACccctgaaaaaaatgagaat TTCtagcagcagagagaagctggCAGAAGTGTCCATGAAGAGAGAGCCCCTGCAGAATCCTGACCTCTCCCcagggagagggaaaagcaagCTGGCCATCCCCTCCACGCCAACAATGTTAAA GAGGACCAATCTTTCTGGCAAGCTGAAGAGTacagaggagcaggagctggaaaaGATGCAGCAGTTGCAGCGGGAGGTTATGGAGCTGCGGAAGAAGAACGAGGAGTCTCTGAAAGCAGCTATTGCTGGAGCAG GACAACCTGTAAAGAGAACTGTTGGTCAAGTAACAAAGCCAATTGACTTCCACTTCTGCACTGAGGATAGAATTAAACAGCATGGTGAAAGCCAGCCTGGGAACGAGTACAAGGAACTGGATTTTGCAGCGGTACTGAGAAAGCATCCTCCTTCTCCG GGGCGAATGCCAAAGGGATGCACTGTCCCCAAACCTTTCAATCTGTCccagggaagcaaaagaaaactcgAAGAAACCACATCGGAATATGTGTCCCTTGCTGAGCAGGTAGAAGCATTCCAAAAACGCACACCCTCTCGTTACCATTTGAGGAGCAGGAAATCTAACGAAG GCCCGGTTCCAGGAAAGCTGGTGAAGGCTCGGCCTACAAACGCTAAAACGCCAGTGCTTCTAACAAAGCAACGCTTCAGACCTGTCACCTGCAAAACTACAGCAGAGTTAGAAGCAGAGGAAATAGAGAAAATTCAACA GTACAAATTCAAAGCACGAGGACTCAATCACAAAATCTTTGAGGGTGGACCACTCCTGCCCAAGAAACCCCCTGTGAAGGAACTCACGCAACCAATTGGCTTTGAGttggaaatagaaaaaaggaTTCAGGAGCGTGAGAGTAAGAAGCGGCAGGAGGAAGAGCACTTTGAATTCCATTCTAGGCCATGTCCCACGAAAATCCTGGAGGACGTTGTG GGCGTTCCAGAGAAGAAAGCGCTTCCTGTTACAGTCCCCAAGTCTCCAGTCTTCACCTTGAAAAGCAGAACCCGAATGTCTGGCAGAGATGAAGAAAAG GAAAAAGAGGTGGTCCCTGTGATCAAAGCTAACCCTATGCCACATTATGGAGTGCCCTTCAAACCTAAAATGCCAGAGCAGAGGCATGTGGAAGTTTGCCCCTTCTCCTTTGATGCCCGTGACAGAGAGCGGcaaatacaaaaagagaaaaaaatagaagaattgCAGAAGGAAGAG GTGCCGAAGTTCAAAGCGCTACCTCTGCCTTACTTTGACCATGTTAACCTGCCAGAAAAGAAGGTCAAAAACCCAACTCAGCCTGAACCGTTCAATCTGCAGATTGATGAACGGGGAGCTGCCAAGCTACAGAGCTGGAAACAGCAG CTTGAAGAAGACTTGAAAAGGCAGAAGGAGGCAGCATGTTTTAAAGCGCGTCCCAACACAGTGGTGTACCAGGAGCCTTTTGTgcctaaaaaggaaaataagctgTTATCAG TTCCTGAAAGCTTTGAGCTGGCAACAGAAAAAAGAGCTAAAGAGCGGCAAGAATTTGAAAAACGACTGGCAGATATAGAAGCCATAAGGGAGAGGCATCAAGAGCAGGTCAGACAGCGACAAGAGGAGCGTGAGAAGGAAGAAGTTGCTAAGCTAAGGCAAGAACTG gttcaCAAGGCAAACCCAATACGCAAATACCGCAGCGTAGAAGTGAAGCCCAGTGATCAGCCACTGACTATGCCGAAGTCTCCCAACTTCTCGGATAGATTTCGGTGCTGA